In Paenibacillus kyungheensis, the following are encoded in one genomic region:
- a CDS encoding lactonase family protein, with protein sequence MSVFENEVWFYIGTYASEEEVGIQTAVMNTDTGELRLVGGIKGIENPSYLALSTDSTALYAASEKDEGEILTYTINPETRELHLLDRKSTGGGAPCYVQLTPDGKHLVASNYTGANVNVFAIGDQGALAEMKGEVKHTGSGTNPDRQDAPHPHSAVASLDNHHVYVSDLGLDKVFTYRLEDNGTLTEEGATELPAESGPRHLIFHPNGQLAYGINELNSTVTAYGRNPEDGQLEIIGHVSTLPEDFTGENTGGDIRISPCGRFVYASNRGHNSLVHYNIDEMSGALTPIEWVPVKGETPRNVAVVPGGYILVSNQDSNNIVQFAIEADTGKLLITGNELTLSRPVCVMAEQPEPGVQ encoded by the coding sequence ATGTCTGTTTTTGAAAATGAAGTCTGGTTCTATATCGGTACGTATGCAAGTGAAGAAGAAGTAGGTATTCAGACCGCAGTAATGAATACAGATACAGGTGAATTGCGTCTGGTGGGTGGGATCAAAGGTATTGAAAATCCTTCGTATCTTGCATTATCAACAGACAGCACTGCATTATATGCCGCTAGTGAAAAAGATGAAGGTGAAATTTTAACGTATACAATCAATCCAGAGACGCGTGAACTTCATTTGTTAGATCGCAAGTCTACAGGTGGAGGCGCTCCTTGTTATGTGCAATTGACTCCAGATGGTAAGCATTTAGTAGCATCGAATTATACAGGTGCTAATGTTAATGTGTTTGCTATAGGGGATCAAGGCGCTTTGGCTGAAATGAAAGGTGAAGTCAAACATACCGGAAGTGGCACTAATCCAGATCGTCAAGATGCGCCACATCCACATTCCGCTGTTGCTTCTTTAGATAATCATCATGTGTATGTATCTGATCTAGGGTTGGATAAGGTATTTACATATCGGTTAGAAGATAATGGGACATTAACAGAAGAAGGGGCTACTGAGCTACCCGCGGAATCAGGTCCCCGTCATTTAATTTTCCATCCTAACGGACAATTAGCTTATGGAATCAATGAGCTGAATAGTACTGTAACAGCATATGGTCGTAATCCGGAAGATGGTCAATTAGAGATTATTGGTCATGTATCGACATTGCCAGAAGACTTTACAGGTGAAAATACAGGCGGAGATATTCGTATCTCTCCATGTGGACGCTTTGTCTATGCTTCGAATCGTGGGCATAACAGTCTGGTGCATTATAATATCGATGAAATGTCCGGTGCATTAACGCCTATCGAATGGGTACCTGTCAAAGGAGAAACGCCACGTAATGTTGCTGTCGTACCGGGTGGATATATTCTCGTCAGCAATCAGGATAGCAACAATATTGTACAATTTGCGATTGAAGCGGATACAGGTAAATTGTTGATCACAGGCAATGAATTAACACTGAGTCGTCCAGTATGT
- a CDS encoding nitroreductase family protein: MSNAIKPETIQVIEQRHSVKSYEKGYQIPQEDIDTIMQAANDAPSAWNLQHWKFLVIDDQAKKQELLPIAYNQSQVADSSFVVAILGDLEANKNAGTIYDGAVEAGAMTQEIRDSLVGQINGAYQSAEVARDSANINSSFAAMNLMLAAKALGYDTCAMGGFDKNKFVEHFNVPARYIPTILISVGKAAKPAYASGRFDLSEAIIKNSF, from the coding sequence ATGTCTAATGCAATTAAGCCAGAAACTATTCAGGTTATTGAGCAACGCCATTCTGTAAAATCGTACGAAAAAGGATACCAAATTCCACAAGAAGATATAGATACGATTATGCAAGCTGCTAATGATGCTCCTTCTGCTTGGAACCTACAACACTGGAAATTCCTTGTGATTGATGATCAAGCGAAAAAACAAGAATTGTTGCCAATCGCTTACAACCAATCTCAAGTAGCAGATAGTTCTTTTGTAGTTGCTATTCTAGGTGATCTAGAAGCGAACAAAAATGCAGGAACAATCTATGATGGAGCTGTTGAAGCAGGAGCAATGACTCAAGAAATTCGTGATTCATTAGTAGGTCAAATTAATGGAGCTTATCAAAGTGCAGAAGTAGCACGCGATAGCGCGAATATCAATTCTTCTTTTGCAGCGATGAACTTAATGCTTGCAGCAAAAGCACTTGGTTATGATACTTGTGCTATGGGTGGATTCGATAAAAATAAATTTGTAGAACATTTCAATGTACCGGCTCGTTATATTCCTACCATCTTAATCAGTGTAGGTAAAGCAGCTAAACCTGCTTATGCTTCTGGACGTTTTGATTTAAGTGAAGCTATTATCAAAAACTCATTCTAA
- a CDS encoding AbrB family transcriptional regulator: protein MIKPKPWIRWLYTLALALIGGLLFKVAHLPIPWLLGPMIIIFIGSKLWPSMPPLWPGAARNAGMIIVGYSIGLSLTAATLQQIGGQLPSMIGLTTLLILFALLTAYIIFKISGVSFPTVLLGSIPGGLTQMVVLAEEVKGIDITVVTFLQVSRLMMIIIFVPLLIFSPIFGVDMDMVTQALEHSTASWSGLFPNIFLFAIACTGMALLGKKIHFPTAFILLPMITTAMIQFAGISAPALPSAMLDIAQLLIGSSIGLMLKPELLTNKIQMIGLAIGSGIVLLLFACILAFILMKWHHVSPATAMLSMAPGGMDQMSIIAHEVGADIATVSCYQLFRTLFIFLAVPPLLKLIFRRIAR from the coding sequence GTGATTAAGCCCAAGCCGTGGATCAGATGGTTGTATACACTGGCACTTGCTTTGATCGGTGGATTGTTATTTAAAGTGGCTCATTTACCTATTCCATGGTTACTAGGACCGATGATTATTATTTTCATCGGTTCTAAATTATGGCCTTCGATGCCACCGCTATGGCCGGGAGCAGCGCGTAATGCAGGTATGATTATTGTCGGTTATTCGATTGGATTATCATTGACTGCGGCTACCTTGCAACAGATTGGCGGACAATTGCCTTCTATGATCGGCTTGACTACATTGCTGATTTTATTTGCTTTGCTCACAGCGTATATCATTTTCAAAATTTCAGGTGTTTCTTTTCCTACCGTCTTGTTAGGTAGTATTCCAGGTGGCTTAACCCAGATGGTGGTTCTAGCCGAAGAAGTGAAAGGAATCGATATCACAGTCGTTACTTTTCTTCAGGTTTCTCGCTTAATGATGATTATTATTTTTGTACCATTATTGATATTTAGTCCTATTTTCGGTGTGGATATGGATATGGTGACACAGGCGTTAGAACATTCAACAGCCAGTTGGAGTGGGCTGTTTCCCAATATCTTTTTATTTGCTATAGCATGTACAGGTATGGCGCTACTCGGGAAAAAGATTCATTTTCCAACCGCTTTTATTTTGTTACCGATGATTACTACTGCGATGATTCAATTTGCTGGTATCTCTGCACCAGCGTTACCGTCTGCGATGTTAGATATCGCTCAATTGTTGATCGGTAGTTCTATCGGTCTTATGCTCAAGCCTGAACTGTTAACTAACAAAATACAGATGATTGGTCTAGCAATCGGCAGTGGGATTGTGCTGTTGCTATTTGCATGCATACTTGCTTTTATATTGATGAAATGGCACCACGTATCTCCAGCTACAGCAATGTTGAGTATGGCGCCAGGCGGTATGGATCAGATGAGTATTATTGCACATGAAGTAGGTGCAGATATCGCGACCGTAAGCTGTTATCAGTTATTTCGAACATTGTTTATTTTTCTTGCTGTACCACCGTTATTGAAGCTGATTTTCCGGCGAATTGCTAGATAA
- a CDS encoding MBL fold metallo-hydrolase, protein MKIADHIEMLEIKVPMGEHEMVIHPVVIYADNQAVLFDTGVPGCYDKIIEQIDPAYPVQSVILTHDDLDHIGSFPQFLEAASGTLDVYTHAQNVGAINGTEPFSKANPERINSMLEQFPESIQKSFRSAFSTDTPENVNHVLQGNEVLPFGEGLQVIHTPGHTPGHTSFYDIASKTLIAADALIVENGELHGPNPSFTLDMEQATNSLRAFQKLPIEAIVCYHGGLFKGDIQQRLNELVNPS, encoded by the coding sequence ATGAAAATTGCAGATCATATCGAAATGTTAGAAATTAAAGTACCGATGGGTGAACATGAAATGGTGATTCATCCTGTCGTTATCTATGCAGACAATCAAGCTGTATTGTTTGATACTGGAGTGCCTGGTTGTTACGACAAGATTATTGAGCAGATCGATCCAGCTTATCCTGTTCAATCGGTGATTTTGACTCATGATGATCTCGATCATATTGGAAGTTTTCCACAATTTTTAGAAGCTGCTTCAGGTACGTTAGATGTGTATACTCATGCGCAAAATGTAGGTGCTATTAACGGTACAGAACCTTTTTCCAAAGCGAATCCTGAACGAATTAATTCTATGTTAGAACAATTTCCAGAATCGATCCAAAAATCGTTTCGTAGCGCATTTTCAACCGATACACCTGAAAATGTGAACCATGTATTACAAGGAAATGAAGTTCTGCCTTTCGGTGAAGGACTACAAGTAATACATACACCGGGACATACGCCAGGGCATACTAGCTTTTATGATATCGCTAGTAAAACACTTATCGCTGCAGATGCTCTGATTGTAGAAAATGGTGAATTACACGGTCCAAATCCATCATTTACATTAGATATGGAACAAGCGACAAATTCTTTGCGAGCTTTTCAGAAGCTTCCGATCGAAGCGATCGTTTGTTATCATGGTGGATTGTTTAAAGGAGATATTCAACAACGACTTAACGAGTTAGTGAATCCTTCGTGA
- a CDS encoding GGDEF domain-containing protein, whose protein sequence is MAIDLINNLTLTSTFLFLGNLLLNKIRNKFENRKRLFISLAGITYGLFGLVLILWGFHLPESHILIDLRALAVIGAVYTVGSVAGLIATLIIISGRVLFFEYGNIDVLVVGASIVMIAWILSSFLLKGDYRVSLSRWLIIICCSMILPSILFYFTLQTRIFWQFITILIVFLVGGLFTYIILVYLTRSNHLFVLLKELANRDHLTGLHNPRAFEALFEETLNYAKSHQKNMSLLMLDIDHFKAINDTYGHSSGDAVLSQIGELLQDFVRSGDVCARKGGEEFIIILNSCTRDHAIHIAEKLRVLIEQNEFVLPNNRLLAITVSIGVATFPDTKSNLMLDKVDEALYEAKHQGRNRIYAV, encoded by the coding sequence ATGGCGATTGACTTAATTAACAATTTAACATTAACATCAACCTTTTTATTTTTAGGCAATTTGCTTTTAAATAAAATTCGTAATAAATTTGAAAATCGTAAACGACTGTTTATCAGTCTAGCAGGTATAACGTATGGATTATTTGGTTTGGTTCTTATTTTATGGGGATTTCATTTACCTGAAAGTCATATACTGATTGACTTGAGAGCACTTGCAGTTATCGGAGCTGTCTATACGGTAGGTAGTGTAGCCGGTCTGATTGCAACTCTGATTATTATCTCAGGTCGCGTTTTGTTTTTTGAATATGGTAATATAGACGTATTAGTTGTAGGAGCAAGTATTGTTATGATTGCCTGGATTTTATCTTCCTTTTTGCTTAAAGGAGATTATCGGGTATCTTTGAGCCGCTGGTTGATCATTATTTGTTGCTCGATGATTTTGCCTTCTATTTTGTTTTATTTTACATTACAGACCCGTATATTCTGGCAATTTATTACGATTTTAATTGTATTTTTGGTAGGCGGATTATTTACGTATATTATCCTTGTGTATCTTACACGTTCCAATCATTTATTTGTATTACTCAAAGAGTTGGCTAATCGAGATCATCTAACAGGATTGCATAACCCTCGTGCTTTTGAAGCTTTATTTGAAGAAACGCTGAATTATGCCAAATCCCATCAAAAAAATATGTCGTTATTGATGCTAGATATCGATCATTTCAAAGCAATTAACGATACGTACGGGCATAGTAGTGGAGATGCAGTATTGTCTCAAATCGGAGAATTGCTTCAAGATTTTGTACGCTCCGGGGATGTCTGCGCTCGTAAAGGTGGCGAAGAGTTTATTATTATTTTGAACTCATGTACTCGTGATCATGCTATTCATATCGCTGAAAAATTACGTGTCTTGATCGAACAAAATGAATTTGTATTGCCGAATAATCGTTTATTAGCAATTACTGTCTCTATTGGTGTAGCTACTTTTCCAGATACAAAGTCTAATCTGATGCTCGATAAAGTGGATGAAGCTTTATATGAAGCGAAGCATCAAGGGCGTAACCGAATATATGCTGTTTGA